Proteins encoded in a region of the Alosa sapidissima isolate fAloSap1 chromosome 19, fAloSap1.pri, whole genome shotgun sequence genome:
- the LOC121693734 gene encoding uncharacterized protein LOC121693734, whose translation MEIAKTSQSLTTASEMRETTQMLMQPNANWEEYLTPAPLSIAIMGELVFISSGDDFSINPSKTDSKDSPQKPFEYIKYPDSFRACLMQVCNSGWHAFNEAHKNMDQIRIHTSTVPVYMKAAVKILFKGNDDVIKTLLPNQLENIRTIADECVTLADSVEKKYMDVINLIQELLAACVNAECIYGDELDKVKMKLREAETKEKTARELTKRSEKAFEAMSKQLEEAQAGFMSSMDSLPTGWDMIGMDFVEGLTSGITRLLNPQKTSVMEKSDDKNPDEITLMTVYSKSGEILSYAGSLSEFVKESGIDWKELYDQKTKSTKTKWTQSQFERIYEDLKKLSDCNPVKKALALCEKGIAICAEIAKYDPEKKWDENITQKLIIDVKKVNDDARTFDSESKATSGSPALTPKPPMMYKAESTSGQRQSASQRASDNAHFRIEQSRQQLQQACELYEKRMENMEKNEKELNEILIEMQNCKIKEIDFNTKIEMLVKGLDAMGRVKEQWEKMVRFFQMVSNIVKASLSQKLHSFVKTSEDIKKLAYNEKLFAKDLLYNYAFQASNIASLVHMISGTYTEVSSKYLMDKVSSLGKLMAMDKSNPEFMQERLKLQQSCKAAQDGILQLVQKNKKEFERKTDTRMEKIESGLKAVLPEASPEETKRIREIVQAGFKDGGNVDEEENYY comes from the coding sequence ATGGAAATTGCAAAGACCAGTCAGAGTCTCACCACTGCATCAGAGATGCGGGAGACCACCCAGATGCTGATGCAGCCCAATGCAAACTGGGAGGAGTACCTGACTCCTGCTCCACTCTCCATTGCCATCATGGGGGAGCTCGTCTTCATCTCCTCCGGGGACGACTTCTCCATCAACCCCTCCAAAACAGACTCAAAAGACTCCCCTCAAAAGCCATTTGAGTACATAAAATACCCCGACTCCTTCAGGGCCTGCCTTATGCAGGTGTGTAACTCAGGCTGGCACGCATTCAACGAGGCCCACAAGAACATGGATCAGATCCGCATTCACACGTCAACAGTTCCTGTTTACATGAAGGCAGCGGTCAAGATCCTTTTCAAAGGCAATGATGACGTTATTAAAACGCTCCTGCCCAATCAGCTGGAGAACATCCGCACTATTGCAGATGAGTGCGTGACACTAGCAGACAGTGTTGAAAAGAAATATATGGATGTCATCAACTTAATCCAGGAGCTGTTGGCAGCCTGTGTCAATGCCGAGTGCATTTATGGAGACGAGCTAGATAAGGTCAAGATGAAATTGAGAGAAGCCGAAACAAAGGAGAAGACTGCCAGAGAGCTGACCAAACGGTCCGAAAAAGCTTTTGAGGCGATGTCAAAGCAACTAGAAGAAGCACAAGCGGGGTTCATGAGCTCAATGGACTCCCTTCCAACGGGATGGGACATGATAGGCATGGATTTTGTTGAAGGACTCACATCAGGTATAACAAGACTTCTGAATCCACAGAAAACTTCAGTAATGGAAAAGAGTGATGATAAAAATCCTGATGAGATCACTCTGATGACTGTCTACAGCAAGTCTGGAGAGATTCTGAGCTATGCAGGGAGTCTTAGTGAGTTTGTCAAAGAAAGTGGAATTGACTGGAAGGAATTATATGATCAGAAAACTAAATCTACCAAGACCAAATGGACTCAATCTCAGTTTGAAAGGATCTATGAAGACCTGAAGAAACTGTCTGATTGCAATCCTGTGAAGAAAGCTCTGGCATTATGTGAGAAGGGCATTGCCATCTGTGCAGAGATAGCAAAGTATGACCCAGAGAAGAAGTGGGATGAAAATATAACCCAAAAGCTGATAATAGATGTTAAGAAGGTGAACGACGATGCCCGAACCTTTGACAGTGAGAGTAAGGCCACCTCAGGTTCTCCTGCACTTACCCCAAAACCACCGATGATGTACAAAGCAGAGAGTACATCAGGACAACGGCAGTCTGCCAGTCAGAGAGCATCGGACAATGCCCATTTCCGCATCGAGCAGAGCCGACAACAACTCCAGCAAGCGTGTGAGTTATATGAGAAGCGTATGGAAAATATGGAGAAAAACGAGAAGGAGCTGAACGAGATCCTGATTGAGATGCAGAACTGCAAGATCAAAGAGATTGACTTCAACACCAAAATCGAAATGCTGGTCAAAGGTCTCGATGCCATGGGCAGAGTCAAAGAGCAGTGGGAGAAGATGGTGCGCTTCTTCCAGATGGTCTCCAACATCGTTAAAGCAAGTCTCAGTCAGAAGCTACACAGCTTTGTGAAGACATCCGAAGATATAAAGAAACTCGCTTACAACGAGAAGCTGTTTGCAAAAGACCTCTTGTACAACTATGCTTTTCAAGCCTCCAACATCGCCAGCCTGGTCCACATGATCTCAGGGACCTACACTGAAGTGTCCAGCAAATACCTGATGGACAAAGTGAGCAGCCTGGGCAAGCTCATGGCCATGGATAAGAGTAACCCAGAGTTCATGCAAGAGCGTCTGAAGCTGCAGCAGTCTTGCAAGGCAGCTCAGGACGGCATCCTTCAGCTGGTCCAGAAGAACAAGAAGGAATTTGAGAGGAAGACCGACACCAGGATGGAAAAAATAGAAAGTGGGCTGAAAGCCGTTCTGCCTGAAGCCTCACCCGAGGAGACTAAGAGAATAAGAGAAATAGTTCAGGCCGGGTTTAAAGACGGAGGGAATGTTGATGAGGAAGAGAATTATTACTGA